Proteins encoded in a region of the Isosphaeraceae bacterium EP7 genome:
- a CDS encoding lipoate--protein ligase family protein has product MDHWTEALAPTHFLDWTCATPAEDLALDEALLEEAEAGRLPPIVRVWEPKVLNVVLGASGRVDLETNLEACKADGIGILRRSSGGGTVLIGPGTLNLTVIVPIEISRAMRAVDEGQKETLGLLARALRRPGLDVELRGSGDLTLGDRKFSGSAQRRMKRFVLIHATILYRLDLGLIAGYLKQPSRQPDYRLGRSHAEFLTNVPLGRDEILSSIRQAWLVDSRCPGSVRPPVEVVDRLVREKFGDPNWICRF; this is encoded by the coding sequence ATGGATCACTGGACCGAGGCACTGGCCCCAACGCACTTCCTGGATTGGACTTGTGCGACACCTGCCGAGGATCTCGCCCTCGACGAGGCACTCCTCGAAGAGGCCGAGGCGGGCCGACTCCCTCCGATCGTTCGCGTCTGGGAACCGAAGGTGTTGAACGTCGTTCTTGGCGCCTCCGGACGCGTCGATTTAGAGACCAATCTCGAAGCATGCAAGGCGGATGGCATCGGGATCTTGCGGCGTTCGAGCGGTGGCGGGACGGTCCTGATCGGCCCAGGCACGCTCAACTTGACGGTTATCGTCCCCATCGAGATTAGCCGGGCGATGCGGGCGGTCGACGAAGGGCAGAAGGAAACGCTCGGGTTGCTGGCACGCGCATTGCGTCGTCCCGGACTCGATGTCGAACTGCGAGGATCGGGCGACCTGACGCTCGGGGACCGGAAATTCTCCGGGAGCGCCCAGAGGAGGATGAAGCGGTTCGTCCTGATCCACGCGACCATCCTGTACCGGCTCGATCTCGGCCTGATCGCCGGCTACCTCAAGCAGCCTTCGAGGCAGCCGGACTATCGCTTGGGTCGGTCGCACGCCGAATTCCTGACGAATGTCCCGCTCGGCCGCGACGAGATCCTAAGCTCCATCCGTCAGGCCTGGCTCGTGGATTCCCGATGTCCCGGATCGGTCAGGCCACCCGTAGAGGTGGTCGACCGGCTCGTCCGGGAGAAATTCGGCGATCCGAACTGGATCTGCCGCTTCTGA
- a CDS encoding 2-oxoglutarate dehydrogenase E1 component produces MNRPTVASRWNLELLEDYQRRWKNDPSSVDESWRNFFEGFELGSSGGSPPGGADLDAARAQAAVTRLIDAYREVGHYLADLDPLKLKPPRDASEWLEPSAFGLTEADLDKTFATQLFESGQSTLRELISTLREIYCRSVGVEYMHIRNMRVRQWLKERMEPNRNRPDFDQKKKRRILLKLTSAELFENFLQTRFVGKKRFSLEGGESLIPLLDAIIERSSKHGVGEILMGMPHRGRLNVLTHTFNKPYSLIFSEFKEIMTEAVTDGDVKYHLGFSGKHVTAEGYEVHLSLTPNPSHLEAVNPVVEGRMRSKQRRFKDGNRAHGLPVLMHGDAAFAGQGLVSETLNLSQLPGYDTCGTIHIVVNNQIGFTTNPEDGRSTRYCTDVAKMLEVPIFHVNGDDPEAVVYVAELAMDYRQTFGQDVVIDMVCYRKNGHNETDEPAYTQPLMYDVIRSRKSVPTKYAESLIASGEITSEDVKIITETITSKLESSLKEVQDQDGPRPPQRRSFTSQWSGLQARWSFDAVDTTVPAATLREVAASATRFPEGFTPNPKLQKMFAGRLASVEAGGPIDWGTGEALAFGSLLLEQIPVRLSGQDSRRGTFSHRHASLADMKTGKHYVPLNHIRPGQAGFCAYDSLLSEAAVLGFDYGFSIDEPHMLIMWEAQFGDFVNGAQVIIDQFITSAESKWGRSSGLVMLLPHGYEGQGPEHSSARLERFLQACAEDNIQVANATTPAQFFHLLRRQVKRDFRRPLIVMSPKSLLRHKLAVSKIEDFTSGTFQEVLDDTVDPARVRRVLLCSGKVFYDLLAQREAAGKQAEVAIVRLEQLYPWPAERLAAVLGRYRAAKDWVWVQEESQNMGGWSFAAPRLLETLGKSFQYVGRDASASPAAGSLKVHQAEQDELVQAAIGADLPHLVASTPVRSVAAAKG; encoded by the coding sequence ATGAATCGCCCGACGGTTGCCAGTCGGTGGAATCTCGAACTCCTCGAAGATTACCAACGACGCTGGAAGAATGATCCCTCCTCGGTCGACGAATCCTGGCGCAACTTCTTCGAAGGATTCGAGTTAGGCTCGTCCGGCGGGTCACCGCCCGGCGGCGCCGATCTCGATGCCGCGCGAGCCCAGGCCGCCGTCACCCGACTGATCGACGCCTACCGCGAGGTCGGCCACTATCTCGCCGACCTCGACCCTCTGAAGCTCAAGCCCCCCCGCGATGCGTCCGAGTGGCTCGAGCCCTCGGCCTTCGGGCTGACCGAGGCCGACCTCGACAAGACCTTCGCCACCCAGCTCTTCGAGTCGGGCCAGTCAACACTCCGCGAGCTGATCTCCACCCTGCGGGAGATTTATTGCCGCTCGGTCGGCGTCGAGTACATGCACATCCGCAATATGCGGGTACGGCAGTGGCTCAAGGAGCGGATGGAGCCGAACCGCAATCGGCCCGACTTCGACCAGAAGAAGAAGCGCCGCATTCTCCTGAAGCTGACTTCCGCTGAGCTGTTCGAGAATTTCCTCCAGACTCGGTTCGTCGGCAAGAAGCGTTTCTCCCTCGAAGGGGGCGAGTCGCTCATCCCGCTGCTCGACGCGATCATCGAGCGGTCGTCGAAGCACGGGGTCGGCGAGATCCTGATGGGCATGCCCCATCGGGGCCGCCTGAACGTGCTGACCCACACCTTCAACAAGCCCTACAGCCTCATCTTCTCCGAGTTCAAGGAGATCATGACCGAGGCCGTCACCGACGGTGACGTGAAGTACCACCTCGGGTTCTCGGGCAAGCACGTCACCGCCGAGGGGTACGAGGTCCACCTGTCGCTGACCCCCAACCCCAGCCACCTCGAGGCGGTCAACCCCGTCGTCGAAGGGCGGATGCGGTCAAAGCAGCGGCGGTTCAAGGACGGGAATCGGGCGCACGGGCTGCCGGTGCTCATGCACGGCGACGCCGCGTTCGCCGGTCAGGGGCTCGTCTCCGAGACTCTGAACCTGTCGCAACTTCCCGGCTACGACACCTGCGGCACGATCCACATCGTGGTCAACAACCAGATCGGCTTCACGACCAACCCCGAAGACGGCCGGTCGACCCGATACTGCACCGACGTGGCCAAGATGCTGGAAGTGCCCATCTTCCACGTCAACGGAGACGACCCCGAGGCCGTCGTTTACGTGGCCGAGCTGGCGATGGACTATCGCCAGACGTTCGGCCAGGACGTGGTCATCGACATGGTTTGCTACCGCAAGAACGGCCACAACGAGACCGACGAGCCGGCGTACACCCAGCCTTTGATGTACGACGTGATCCGGTCGCGCAAGTCGGTGCCGACGAAGTACGCCGAGAGCCTGATCGCCTCGGGCGAGATCACGTCTGAAGACGTCAAGATCATCACCGAGACGATCACCAGCAAGCTGGAAAGCTCGTTGAAGGAAGTTCAGGATCAGGACGGCCCCAGGCCCCCCCAACGCCGGTCGTTCACCTCGCAGTGGTCGGGGCTCCAGGCCAGATGGTCGTTCGACGCGGTCGACACGACGGTGCCAGCCGCGACCCTGCGGGAAGTCGCCGCGTCCGCGACCCGGTTCCCCGAAGGGTTCACGCCCAACCCCAAGCTTCAGAAGATGTTCGCCGGCCGCCTCGCGTCCGTCGAGGCTGGCGGGCCGATCGACTGGGGCACCGGCGAGGCCCTGGCCTTCGGGTCGCTCCTGCTGGAACAGATCCCCGTCCGCCTCAGCGGCCAGGACAGCCGGCGCGGCACGTTCAGCCATCGCCACGCCAGCCTCGCCGACATGAAGACCGGCAAGCATTACGTCCCCTTGAATCACATCCGACCGGGCCAGGCCGGCTTCTGCGCCTATGACAGCCTGCTCTCCGAGGCGGCCGTCCTGGGCTTCGACTACGGGTTCTCGATCGACGAGCCCCACATGCTCATCATGTGGGAAGCTCAGTTCGGAGACTTCGTCAACGGCGCCCAGGTCATCATCGACCAGTTCATCACCTCGGCCGAGTCGAAGTGGGGCCGCTCCAGCGGCCTGGTCATGCTGCTTCCGCACGGCTACGAGGGGCAAGGGCCGGAGCATTCCAGCGCCCGGCTCGAACGGTTCCTCCAGGCCTGCGCCGAGGACAACATCCAGGTCGCCAACGCGACCACCCCGGCGCAATTCTTCCACCTGCTCAGGCGTCAGGTGAAGCGGGACTTCCGCCGACCCCTGATCGTGATGAGCCCCAAGAGCTTGCTGCGGCACAAACTGGCCGTCTCCAAGATCGAGGACTTCACCTCGGGCACCTTCCAGGAAGTGCTCGACGACACGGTCGACCCCGCCCGGGTGCGCCGGGTCCTGCTCTGCAGCGGCAAGGTCTTTTACGACCTGCTCGCCCAGCGCGAGGCCGCCGGCAAGCAGGCCGAGGTGGCCATCGTCCGCCTGGAACAGCTCTACCCCTGGCCGGCAGAGCGGCTGGCCGCGGTGCTGGGCCGCTATCGGGCGGCCAAGGACTGGGTCTGGGTCCAGGAAGAGTCTCAGAACATGGGCGGCTGGTCGTTCGCGGCCCCCAGGCTCCTGGAGACCCTGGGCAAGTCGTTCCAATACGTCGGCCGGGACGCCAGCGCCAGCCCGGCCGCCGGGTCGCTCAAGGTCCATCAGGCCGAGCAAGACGAGCTCGTGCAGGCCGCCATCGGCGCGGACCTGCCTCACCTGGTCGCCTCGACGCCGGTCCGGTCCGTCGCAGCCGCCAAGGGCTGA
- the odhB gene encoding 2-oxoglutarate dehydrogenase complex dihydrolipoyllysine-residue succinyltransferase, with amino-acid sequence MASQPIIVPSFGESITEGVLAKWLKPDGAVVKTGEDLFELETDKANNVVPSPFSGRLKIETPEGTTIDIGAVVGQLDDSAVAASAPAPEPAQAKAPALQAASLATAPVKAGANAGNGNVELAPSVRRIVAESNIDPAQVTGTGRDGRLTKGDVLAHAEAPKAQPAAAPKAAPAPSPSPTPSDASRGPRETRQRMPLIRQKIAQRLVEAQHTAAILTTFNEADLSRVIELRTKYKDAFKAKHGVNLGFSSFFIKATIEALKAFPAVNGRVEGTDIILNNVYDIGVAVSTERGLVVPVLRDADRMSFAQIEKGIGAFAAKAREGTIAVSDLQGGTFTITNGGVFGSLLSTPILNPPQSGILGMHSIQQRPVAIDGQVVIRPMMYLALSYDHRIVDGREAVGCLVRIKEGVENPERLMLDL; translated from the coding sequence ATGGCCAGCCAACCGATCATTGTGCCCAGCTTCGGCGAGTCGATCACCGAGGGCGTCCTGGCCAAGTGGCTCAAGCCCGACGGCGCCGTGGTGAAGACCGGCGAGGATCTCTTCGAGCTGGAGACCGACAAGGCCAACAACGTCGTCCCGTCCCCCTTCTCAGGGCGCCTGAAAATCGAGACGCCCGAGGGGACCACCATCGACATTGGAGCGGTCGTCGGCCAGCTCGATGACTCCGCCGTCGCCGCGTCTGCCCCGGCCCCAGAGCCCGCACAGGCCAAGGCCCCCGCCCTACAGGCCGCTTCGCTCGCCACGGCGCCGGTCAAGGCGGGCGCAAACGCGGGCAACGGCAACGTGGAGCTCGCCCCGTCGGTCCGTCGGATCGTCGCCGAGTCGAACATCGACCCGGCTCAGGTCACCGGCACCGGCCGCGATGGTCGCCTGACCAAGGGAGACGTCCTCGCCCACGCCGAGGCCCCCAAGGCCCAACCGGCTGCCGCACCCAAGGCCGCGCCCGCCCCGTCGCCGAGCCCCACGCCTTCGGACGCGAGCCGGGGTCCCCGCGAGACCCGGCAGCGGATGCCCCTGATCCGCCAGAAAATCGCGCAGCGGCTGGTCGAAGCCCAGCACACCGCGGCCATCCTGACCACGTTCAACGAGGCCGACCTGTCGCGGGTCATCGAGCTGCGCACCAAGTACAAGGACGCGTTCAAGGCCAAGCACGGCGTGAACCTCGGCTTCTCGTCGTTCTTCATCAAGGCAACGATCGAGGCCCTGAAGGCCTTCCCCGCCGTCAACGGTCGGGTCGAAGGCACCGACATCATCCTCAACAATGTCTATGACATCGGCGTGGCCGTCAGCACCGAGCGCGGCCTGGTCGTGCCCGTCCTGCGCGACGCAGACCGGATGAGCTTTGCCCAGATCGAGAAGGGGATCGGAGCCTTCGCCGCCAAGGCCCGCGAGGGGACGATCGCCGTCAGTGACCTTCAGGGCGGCACGTTCACGATCACGAACGGCGGCGTTTTCGGCTCGCTCCTCTCGACGCCCATCCTGAACCCGCCCCAGAGCGGGATCTTGGGCATGCACTCGATCCAGCAGCGGCCGGTCGCCATCGACGGGCAGGTCGTCATCCGCCCGATGATGTATCTGGCGCTCTCCTATGACCACCGGATCGTCGACGGCCGCGAGGCGGTCGGCTGCCTGGTCCGGATCAAGGAAGGGGTCGAGAACCCCGAGCGGTTGATGCTCGACCTATAA
- the lpdA gene encoding dihydrolipoyl dehydrogenase: MSDAYDLVVIGAGPGGYVAAIRAAQLGLKVACVEKRPTLGGTCLNVGCIPSKALLDSSELFYLAQKRFAKHGIKTGEIGIDVPTMLARKDEVVRSMTVGIGGLFRKNKIEGIFGTAKVTSPTTVAVDGNDGQARTLEAKNILVATGSVPIELPFLKFDGRAVVSSTEALLFDKVPKHLVVVGGGYIGLELGSVWKRLGAKVTVIEFLPRVVPMADVEVGNLLAKSLQKLGLEFMMETKVTGATVNGDSVTLSAEAKDGSKISVECDRVLVAVGRRAYTDGLGLAELGVELNPKTGKVGVDAHYHTKVPTISALGDVIDGPMLAHKAEEEGVAFAEILAGKSGHVNYDTIPSVIYTWPEMASVGITEEQAKERGIEYKVGKFPFLANGRAKAMDETDGIVKVLADAKTDRVLGVHIIGPRASDMIAEAVTTMEFQGSAEDIARICHAHPTLSEALKEAALAVDKRTINY; the protein is encoded by the coding sequence GTGTCGGATGCTTACGATCTGGTCGTCATCGGGGCCGGTCCCGGCGGGTATGTCGCCGCCATCCGCGCGGCGCAGCTCGGCCTGAAGGTCGCCTGCGTCGAGAAGCGGCCGACGCTCGGCGGCACCTGCCTGAACGTCGGCTGCATCCCCAGCAAGGCCCTGCTCGATTCCAGCGAGCTGTTCTACCTGGCGCAGAAACGGTTCGCCAAGCACGGGATCAAGACCGGCGAGATCGGCATCGACGTCCCGACGATGCTCGCCCGCAAGGATGAGGTCGTCAGGTCGATGACCGTTGGCATCGGCGGCCTGTTCCGCAAGAACAAGATCGAAGGGATCTTCGGCACCGCCAAGGTCACCTCGCCGACCACAGTCGCGGTCGACGGCAACGACGGACAGGCCCGGACGCTGGAGGCCAAGAACATCCTCGTGGCCACCGGCAGCGTGCCGATCGAGCTGCCATTCCTCAAGTTCGACGGCCGGGCCGTTGTCAGCTCGACCGAGGCCCTGCTCTTCGACAAGGTTCCCAAGCATCTCGTCGTCGTCGGCGGGGGCTACATCGGCCTTGAGCTGGGCTCGGTCTGGAAGCGGCTGGGCGCCAAGGTCACGGTCATCGAGTTCCTCCCCCGCGTCGTCCCCATGGCCGACGTTGAGGTGGGCAACCTGCTGGCCAAGAGCCTTCAGAAGCTCGGCCTCGAGTTCATGATGGAAACGAAGGTCACCGGCGCCACGGTCAACGGGGATAGCGTCACCCTCAGTGCCGAGGCCAAGGACGGGTCGAAGATCAGCGTCGAGTGCGACCGGGTCCTCGTCGCCGTCGGCCGCAGGGCCTACACTGATGGGCTCGGCCTGGCCGAATTGGGCGTCGAGCTGAACCCCAAGACCGGCAAGGTGGGCGTCGACGCCCACTACCACACCAAGGTCCCCACCATCTCGGCCCTCGGCGACGTGATCGACGGGCCGATGCTCGCCCACAAGGCCGAGGAAGAAGGCGTCGCGTTCGCCGAGATCCTGGCCGGCAAGTCGGGCCACGTCAACTATGACACGATCCCGAGCGTCATCTACACCTGGCCCGAGATGGCGAGCGTGGGGATCACCGAGGAGCAGGCCAAGGAGCGCGGGATCGAGTACAAGGTCGGCAAGTTCCCGTTCCTGGCCAACGGCCGGGCCAAGGCGATGGACGAGACTGACGGCATCGTCAAGGTCCTTGCCGACGCCAAGACCGACCGCGTGCTGGGCGTCCACATCATCGGCCCACGCGCCAGCGACATGATCGCCGAAGCGGTCACGACGATGGAGTTCCAGGGAAGCGCCGAGGACATCGCCCGGATCTGCCACGCCCACCCGACGCTCTCCGAGGCCCTGAAAGAAGCCGCGCTGGCGGTCGACAAGCGGACGATCAACTACTGA
- the lpdA gene encoding dihydrolipoyl dehydrogenase, whose translation MAYDYDIVVIGGGPAGYAGAIRAAQLKKRVLCVEKDKLGGICLNWGCIPTKALLTNAHLVELISRHGKAFGYSGEAKWDFGQMIGRSRTVAGNLNKGIEGLFRKYKVDWKQGSAKVIAPNTVQFGDTKVTAESIVIATGVRPRPLPGAEFDGKTILSYKEAMSLPAQPKSMVIIGGGPIGLEFGYFYNAIGTKVTLIEMLDRILPGEDEEVSAALAKSLTKRGMEILTSTKTTKVEKTAAGVKVEVETSQGKKTFEAEKLLVSIGVTGNIEGLFADSIKVEIVKNHIKADKYYQTNVKGIYAIGDVNGPPWLAHVAHHEAICCIEKICGFSDKTVDYTNIPGCTYTDPGVASVGLTEKQAIEKGYQVKVGRFPFIASGRAQAADETEGFAKLVFDAKHGELLGAHLIGSQATELIAELVMAKKLEATAEEIIYAMHPHPTFSEAIMEAAGQAYGESVHI comes from the coding sequence ATGGCTTACGACTACGACATCGTGGTGATCGGCGGCGGCCCCGCCGGCTACGCGGGGGCCATCCGCGCCGCCCAGCTCAAGAAGCGGGTGCTCTGCGTCGAGAAGGACAAGCTCGGCGGCATCTGCCTGAACTGGGGCTGCATCCCCACCAAGGCGCTGCTCACCAACGCCCACCTGGTCGAGCTGATCAGCCGCCATGGAAAGGCGTTCGGCTATTCGGGCGAGGCGAAGTGGGACTTCGGCCAGATGATCGGCCGCAGCCGGACCGTCGCCGGCAACCTGAACAAGGGGATCGAAGGCCTCTTCCGCAAGTACAAGGTCGACTGGAAGCAAGGCTCGGCCAAGGTCATCGCCCCCAACACCGTGCAGTTCGGCGACACCAAGGTCACGGCCGAGTCGATCGTGATCGCCACGGGCGTCCGGCCTCGTCCCCTTCCGGGTGCCGAGTTCGACGGCAAGACGATCCTCTCGTACAAGGAGGCGATGTCGCTGCCGGCCCAGCCCAAGAGCATGGTCATCATAGGCGGAGGGCCGATTGGACTGGAATTCGGCTACTTCTACAACGCGATCGGCACCAAGGTCACGCTGATCGAGATGCTCGACCGCATCCTCCCCGGCGAGGATGAAGAGGTCTCCGCGGCTCTGGCCAAGAGCCTGACGAAGCGCGGGATGGAGATCCTCACCTCCACCAAGACGACCAAGGTCGAGAAGACCGCCGCCGGCGTGAAGGTCGAGGTCGAGACCTCGCAAGGGAAGAAGACCTTCGAGGCCGAGAAGCTGCTCGTCTCCATCGGCGTGACGGGGAACATCGAGGGGCTCTTCGCCGACTCGATCAAGGTCGAGATCGTCAAGAATCACATCAAAGCCGACAAATATTACCAGACCAACGTCAAGGGTATTTACGCCATCGGCGACGTGAATGGCCCCCCCTGGCTCGCCCACGTGGCGCACCACGAGGCCATCTGCTGCATCGAGAAGATCTGCGGCTTCAGCGACAAGACGGTCGATTACACGAACATCCCCGGCTGCACTTACACCGATCCGGGCGTCGCCAGCGTCGGCCTGACCGAGAAGCAGGCGATCGAGAAGGGTTACCAGGTCAAGGTCGGCCGGTTCCCGTTCATCGCCAGTGGCCGCGCCCAGGCGGCCGACGAGACCGAAGGGTTTGCCAAGCTCGTCTTCGACGCCAAGCATGGCGAACTGCTGGGCGCCCACCTCATCGGGTCGCAGGCGACCGAGCTGATCGCCGAGCTGGTCATGGCCAAGAAGCTCGAGGCCACCGCCGAGGAGATCATCTACGCCATGCACCCGCATCCGACCTTCTCCGAGGCCATCATGGAGGCCGCGGGCCAGGCTTACGGCGAGTCGGTCCACATCTGA
- a CDS encoding dihydrolipoamide acetyltransferase family protein, with product MPIEVKMAKLSPTMESGQLVKWLVKVGDPIKEGDALAEIQTDKAVMTMESFDEGTIALLDVNEGDDVQLGQRMLVIAKKGEDAKQAAASMGGGATAKQAVKAPAGAAEANNAQAAPQSDAASNGQDSHAPEPVVASVGEGRVKSTPLARKVAAEAKIQIAQVTGSGPNGRVVRDDVEAFLKKGPSTSAPAPSARPSTAPAPRAPGATERQPLNRMRQAIARGMLEAKKAAPEIHVTVDIKVDEIVKLRERLNKALAAEKVKLSVGDFVTKAVAVALRRHPAVNATFEGSNDKLGESAIVRHSDVNVGLAVALDGGLIVPVLRNADTLGLRDIRTGSETLYDAARQMKLTGDQMNGGTFTISNLGMYGVKQFDAILNLPQVGILAVGAAEKRPVVVGDALAVATVMTVTLTADHRAVDGATAAEFLRTLKGLLEEPASMLL from the coding sequence GTGCCGATTGAAGTGAAAATGGCCAAGCTCAGCCCCACCATGGAGAGCGGCCAACTGGTCAAGTGGCTGGTCAAGGTCGGCGACCCGATCAAAGAAGGGGACGCGCTCGCCGAGATCCAGACCGACAAGGCCGTGATGACCATGGAGTCGTTCGACGAGGGGACCATCGCCCTCCTCGACGTCAACGAAGGCGACGACGTCCAGCTCGGCCAACGCATGCTGGTCATCGCCAAGAAGGGCGAGGACGCCAAGCAGGCTGCGGCGTCGATGGGCGGAGGAGCCACTGCCAAGCAGGCCGTCAAGGCTCCGGCAGGCGCCGCGGAGGCGAACAACGCCCAGGCCGCTCCCCAGTCGGATGCCGCCAGCAACGGCCAGGATTCGCACGCACCCGAGCCGGTCGTCGCTTCGGTCGGCGAGGGTCGGGTGAAGTCGACCCCGCTGGCCCGCAAGGTCGCCGCCGAGGCCAAGATCCAGATCGCCCAGGTGACCGGCAGCGGGCCGAACGGCCGGGTCGTCCGCGACGACGTCGAGGCCTTCCTCAAGAAGGGCCCGTCGACCTCTGCCCCGGCTCCTTCCGCCAGGCCCTCGACCGCGCCCGCACCAAGAGCCCCTGGCGCCACCGAGCGTCAGCCGCTCAATCGGATGCGTCAGGCGATCGCCCGCGGGATGCTCGAAGCCAAGAAGGCCGCCCCCGAGATTCATGTCACCGTCGATATCAAGGTCGACGAGATCGTCAAGCTCCGCGAGCGTCTGAACAAGGCGTTGGCCGCCGAGAAGGTCAAGCTGTCCGTCGGCGACTTCGTCACGAAGGCCGTCGCCGTCGCCCTCCGTCGGCACCCGGCGGTGAACGCCACCTTCGAGGGGAGCAACGACAAGCTGGGCGAGTCCGCCATCGTCCGCCACTCCGACGTCAACGTCGGCCTGGCCGTGGCCCTCGACGGCGGCCTGATCGTGCCCGTCCTCCGCAATGCCGACACGCTCGGCTTGCGTGACATCCGCACCGGCAGCGAGACGCTCTACGACGCCGCCCGCCAGATGAAGCTGACCGGCGATCAGATGAACGGCGGCACCTTCACGATCAGCAACCTGGGGATGTATGGCGTCAAGCAGTTCGATGCCATCCTGAACCTGCCGCAGGTCGGGATCCTCGCCGTCGGCGCCGCCGAGAAGCGGCCCGTCGTCGTGGGCGACGCGCTGGCCGTGGCCACCGTGATGACGGTGACCCTGACCGCCGACCACCGGGCCGTCGATGGTGCCACCGCCGCCGAGTTCCTGCGGACCCTGAAAGGCCTGCTGGAAGAGCCGGCGTCGATGCTGCTCTGA
- a CDS encoding pyruvate dehydrogenase complex E1 component subunit beta, whose amino-acid sequence MAVIAYRDALNQAMTEEMDRDDRVFLMGEEVAEYNGAYKVSQGMFDRFGGRRVIDTPISEEGFAGIGIGAAMVGLRPIIEFMTFSFSLVAIDQIVNNAANMRFMSGGQFAVPIVFRGSSGMAGCLAATHSHRLEAWYAHIPGLTVVTPYSSADAKGLLKSAIRSDDPVIFIEHENLYGEKGEIPDGDHLVPIGKAEIKRPGEDVTLITYSRSVKTTLAAAEALAEQGISAEVIDLRTIRPLDLDTLITSTVKTHRVVVIEENWPYCGVGSSVADRIYQRVFDELDAPIGRVATLDAPIPYNRALEASMLPSVERIVAKVHEVMYR is encoded by the coding sequence ATGGCCGTCATTGCGTACCGCGACGCGCTGAACCAGGCGATGACCGAAGAGATGGACCGCGACGACCGCGTCTTCCTGATGGGCGAGGAGGTCGCCGAGTACAACGGCGCCTACAAGGTCAGCCAGGGGATGTTCGACCGCTTCGGCGGCCGGCGAGTCATCGACACGCCCATCTCCGAGGAAGGCTTCGCCGGCATCGGCATCGGCGCCGCGATGGTCGGGCTGCGCCCGATCATCGAGTTCATGACCTTCAGCTTCAGTCTCGTGGCGATCGACCAGATCGTCAATAACGCGGCCAACATGCGGTTCATGTCGGGCGGCCAGTTCGCCGTGCCGATCGTCTTCCGCGGCTCATCGGGGATGGCCGGCTGCCTGGCCGCGACCCACTCGCACCGGCTCGAAGCCTGGTACGCCCACATCCCGGGCCTGACCGTGGTTACCCCCTACTCGTCGGCCGACGCCAAAGGGCTGCTCAAGAGCGCCATCCGGTCGGACGACCCCGTCATCTTCATTGAGCACGAGAACCTGTACGGCGAGAAGGGCGAGATCCCCGACGGCGACCACCTCGTCCCCATCGGCAAGGCCGAGATCAAGCGGCCGGGGGAGGACGTGACTCTCATCACGTACTCACGTTCCGTGAAGACGACCCTGGCCGCCGCCGAGGCGCTCGCCGAGCAGGGGATTAGCGCCGAGGTCATCGACCTTCGCACCATCCGGCCGCTCGACCTCGACACCCTGATTACCTCGACGGTCAAGACGCATCGCGTCGTGGTCATCGAAGAAAACTGGCCCTACTGCGGCGTCGGCTCCAGTGTCGCCGACCGGATCTATCAGCGCGTCTTCGACGAGCTCGATGCACCGATCGGCCGGGTCGCCACCCTCGATGCGCCGATCCCGTATAATCGGGCGCTCGAGGCCTCGATGCTCCCCAGCGTCGAGCGGATCGTCGCCAAGGTCCATGAAGTCATGTATCGCTGA